A region of the Gallaecimonas mangrovi genome:
AGTAGTTCATCAAGCTTATTAAAGGCCTTTACCGAAAAGGGACAGGTAGGTTCTAAAAAGACCTCAAACACCTTCGGCCCTGTGCCCCAGCTCAGGGGCTTGGCTTGCCAATCACTCATCACATTATCCTCGGTACAACACGATACAACTGTGCCTTCACACTACTGCCGTAACCATTTGAAATTCAATAGCACAGCAACAACTTGTGCTGGGCAATACGCCATTAAAAAAGCCAACCCGCAGGTTGGCTTTTTTCATTATTGCGCGGCAGCTTATTGCTTCATTTTGGCGCCAAGCCAACTATCGGCTTTAAGCGCCTTACGGGCCTTGGCTACCTCATCGCTGGTGACCGCCGGGGCGGCATTGCCCCATCTGTTGCGAATATAGGTCAGCACACCGGCTATTTGCTGGTCAGACAGTTTCCAGTCAAAGCGCGGCATACCGGCGCCGGTGGGGTTACTGGCAGTTTTCACGCCATCGGCCCCGGTCAGCACCATGTGCACCAGGCTGGCAGGGCTATTGGCATTCACCTGGGCGTTTTTCACAAAGCCCGGGATCATGCGGTTTACCCCTTCACCACTGCTGATATGACAAGCGCTGCATTGGCTGTTGTATACCCGTTTACCCAGCTGCATTTGCGCGTTACTGGCAGTTAGCGCGGCGGGCGCTTGATGGTCACTGGCAGGCTGCGCTTTTAAGTAAGTGGCAATGGCGTTTAGGTCACTGTCGGTCAGGAACTGGGTAGAGTTATGCACCGCTTCAGCCATGGGGCCAGTGGCAACACTGTTATGGCCAGCGCCGGTTTTCAGGTACTGGGCAATATCAGCGGTGGTCCAGTTACCCAAACCTGTATGCGGGTTGGGGGTAAGGTCCGGTGCATGCCAGCCCGACAGGTTGCCGCCTTGCAAGGTGGCACTGGAATCGCCACCCAGGGCATTTTTAGCGGTGTGGCAGGCGGCGCAGTGGCCCGGGCCTTCCACTAAGTAAGCGCCGCGGTTATAAGCCGCGCTCTTACCGGCTTGCGGGGTAAAGGTGGAGGCGTGGAAGAACAGCAGGTTCCAGCCACCCAGCAACCAGCGCTGGTTGTAGGGGAACGGCAGTTGGTTTTCCACCACCTTGTTTTGCACCGCGGGCACGGTTTTCATATAGGCCCAGATGTCGGCCAGGTCCTGGTCGGTCAAGCGGGCATAAGCGTTATACGGCATTGCCGGGTACAGGTAACCGTGGCTGCCTTTACCGTGACGCACCGCCCGGTCGAACTGCTCTTGGGTCCAGCTACCGATACCGGTGCTTTTATCCGAGGTAATGTTCGACGACAAAATGGTGCCAAAGGGCGTGTCGATGGGGTAACCACCGGCAAAGGGTTTGCCGCCTTTGGGGGCGGTGTGGCACGCCACACAGTCCGAGGCGGTGGCCAGGTATTTACCCCGCGCCACCTGCGCTTTTAAGGCATCACCGGTCAGGTTCTGCTGCGACTCGGGGTAGCTTTTGTGAAGGTCGTACTGAATAGCAGCGATGTAAATCACCAGGGCCGCAACGATCAGCACGCCAACGAGGGTCAGTGTCTTTTTCATTGTCAGCCTCCTACCGCACCAAAGAGCCGGGGTTTTTGATGTAGTCGTTGATGATGTGGTGCGCTGTCCACAGGGTAAGCGCCGCTAAGGTTTCGGTGGGGTTGTAACCGGCGTTATTGGGGTAGGACGAAGCGCCCATTACAAAGACGTTGTGAGCGTCCCAATGTTGCTGGTAACGGTTTACCACCGAGGTATTAGGGTCCAGCCCCATGGCGGCGCCACCGATGGTGTGGCCGGAATCGTACGGGGTGTAAGGCGAGTTGTGGCTATCGGGATAGGCCTTGGTTTTCCAGGACTTAGCACCGGTTTTGGCACAAATTTCTTTAACCCGTTCGTGAATGTACCGCGCCATGCGGCGGTCATTCTCGTTGTAGTCAAAGGTCTGGCGGATAAGCGGCAGGCCGTATTCGTCCTTGTAGGTTGGGTCCAGGCTCAGGTAGGCATCAACATGGGAATACGAGGTGCCCTGCCCCTGAATTTTGGCGTAGTTCTGGTAGCTGTGCTTAAAGGCATGCTTCCACTCAGAGCCCCATTTTTTGGTGCCCTCGGGTAGGCGGTCGGTCATGCTAAGCGGCGTGGCCTGGTCCGACAGCGACTGAATACCGGCGCCGCCCAAAAAGCCAAGGCCGGTGTGGTCAAAGTTGTCACCGTTAAAGTTATCAATACGGGTTGCCAAAGCGCCGGTACTGATAAAGGGGTTTAAGGCTTCGTCTTCAAAATACAACCAGGCGTAGTTCATGGTTTGGAAGTTGTAGCCGCGGCCCACCACCCCCTCTTGACGAGCATGGTCATAAGGTTTGCCCAGCTCAGAGAGCAGTAACAACCGTACGTTATCCAGCTGGAAGGCGGTCACACAAACAATGTCGGCTGGCTGAAAGCCGGTATCACCGTTGGAGTCAATAAAGGTAACCCCAGTGGCGGTTTTGCCGTCTTTGGATTTTTCAATTTTGGTGACGGTGCACTCGGTCAGCAGCGTCATGTTTCTGCGGTCCATTAAGGCGGGCAGCACGCAGATATTGGGCGAAGACTTGGAGAAGTTGCCACAGCCGTAGAAGCCACAAAAACCGCAGTAGGTGCAGGGCGCAAGCTCGATCCCCAGTGGGTTTTTATAAGGGGCGCCAATGGTGCCAGCCGGAATGGGGAACGGGTGGTAGCCCATCTCGGTGGTGGTTTTATGGAAGATGTCGTTCCAGCGAGAGCGCACCAGTGGCGGCGTGGGGTATTCGTTGGTACGGCTGCCTTCAAAGGGGTTACCTTTACCGGTTTTTTTACCGTTGATCACCCCGGCCTCACCGGAGATACCAGCGATTTTTTCAAAGCGGTCGTAATGCACTTCCAGGTCGTCGTAAGTGACGCCCCAGTCTTGAACGATAAGACCGTCAGCCAGCTTTTCGTTGGGATAACGCTCTTTTACCCGGGTCGCCATGGTGAAATCGGCCGGGGTAAAGCGCCAGGAGTTAACAGCCCAGTGGGTACCGGCGCCGCCAACATTGTAGCCTTGTACCCAGTAGCTCCAGTCGCGAATGGGACGCGCGGTTTGCGAGCTATTGTTGCGATAAGTCACCGTTTCCTTGCTGGGTGGACGCAGCATTTCGCGGCGGCGACCATAGCGCAGTTCGTCGGCAGACAAGGTGGGGGTGTAGTTAGTATGGGTGTCGTGCCAAGGGCCTTGCTCAATGGCGACCACATTCAAACCAGCGCGAGTTAATTCTTCGGCGATCAGTGAACCGGCCCAGCCAAGTCCAACCACCACCACATCGGCCTTTGGCCTTTTGTAGTTCATGTCGATGCTCTCTATTTTTTAGGTTTCAGCGCGAAGGGATTGGCTTAGATAGGGCCAACCAAGCTCACCGGCTCTAATTCAATTTTTTTGCCTTTGATGTGCACCACATCGCGATAGTCGTAACGGGCACCAGGGAAGCCAATCATCTTCCAACCCACCATGCCGCGGTTACCGCCGTAGATGGGATCAGCGAAGAAGCCTTCCTGCACGTTGGCCAACAGATGCGAGAACATCTTTTGTGAAGGGACTTTTTGATAGGGATGTTTACCGGCTTCCATCTGCTCAAGGTAAGTGTCCTTGTCTTGGTCAGACAGCTCGGTAAAAGCTTTGCCGGTGGATTGGCGGCAGTGGCTGTCAATCTCGGCCAAGCCTTGGCGATAAATATCAGCAGGTACCATGATGCTTTGGTCACCGGCTTGTGGAATGCCTTTTTCCACCGGACCACCGCGGTACATCCAAGTACCTTTGCCATAGTTGCCAGCTAACTGGTGGTCGATAAAGGTCACGCAGCCTGCTTGGGTAGCACCGATGCTCAGGTCATCAGCGGGGATCAAACGGTCAAACAGAGCGCTTACCAGCTTGGCTTCATCTTGGGTGAAGAACACCAATTTGCTGGGGTCGACGGGTTTAGGAAGGGGAGTGGTTGCGGGTTGCCATTTGGTGCCGCCTTCAAAGACCTTTGCTTCGGCCTTTCGAGGTTTGAGCACGGTGGCTACCGTTGCGGAGCCAGCTACAACTAGCCCAGCTTTAAGGACATCACGACGCTTCATGTCTCATTACTCCTGACTTTTCATTTTTTATTTATTTCTAATGTTTTGAATTCTTTTCTAACGGTTACTCTTTTCTTTTTTATGCGGACAGATCAGATAGGGAGAACATTAAAAATTAATCTTTGATAAAGATCTCATAAAAGACTTTTTTGCAGGAATGAATAAAACATAAAATTAACAAAGCAAAGCGATAACCCAACTGGCATAAACCCGTTGATAAAAAAGGAATTAAACAATCAAAAACAATAACTTAAAAACAAACACACCTTAATAAAGATAACCGATGATTTCATTGACCTTCTTTATTATTTTTCTATTGTTAAAAATAAAAGCAGCAATTTCTTTCATCTATATGAATTTAAGACTTTCAATAACCACAACAATAAATTTAACTTTTAAAATTTATGTAGCAATCATTTTTCGCCGCTGCCCACGGTTTTTATTACAAACGCCGACCCGAAAATAAAATGGATTTTGGAAAGCAGAAAATAAAAAAACAGCCATTAAAAAAGCCAACCCGCAGGTTGGCTTTTCCAAATTAACCGAACGGTTTGTCGATAGAAACCGCGGGCTCGGTGAACCAGCGCGGGCCGCTGTCGGTCATGTAGAAATGGTCTTCAAGGCGCACCCCAAACTCACCGGGCACCACAATCATCGGCTCATTGGAAAACACCATGCCCGATGCCAACGGCAGCGGGTTGTCTTTAACCAGATAGGGCCATTCATGAATATCCATGCCCAGACCATGGCCGGTGCGGTGCGGCAGCCCCGGCAAGGTGTAATCTGGCCCCAGGCCGTCTTCTTCTAGTGCCTTGCGCGCCGCAGCGTCAACGTCGCCACAGGGCTTACCAAGCTGGGCAGCAGCAAAGGCGGCCAGTTGCGCTTTTTTCTCCGAGGCCCAAACCGCTTTTATTTTATCGCTGACCTCGCCAAAGGCGTAAGTGCGAGTGATATCAGATAGATAGCCTTTGACCTTACAACCGGTGTCAATCAGCACCAGATCGCCTTTTTTCAGCACTTGCGGATCTTTAACCCCATGGGGGAAGGAGCTGGCAACACCAAACAGCACAATACAAAAGTAAGAGCCGCTGGCCCCCACTTTTTGGTGGGCCTGGTTGATAAAGCGCTCCACCTCAAGGGTGGTAATGCCTTCATGCAAAATGCTGGCAGCCGCCTTGTGCACTTCCATGGTCATGGTCATGGCTTTTTGAATAAGGGCAATTTCCGCCGCTGACTTGTGCATGCGGCAATGGGCGCTGACCTCACCACCATTAATGATGTTGAGCGCTGGCGCGGCCTTTTGCATGCCATCAACCATAAAAAAGGCGGTGGCTTCATCAACAGCCAGGGTGCTACCGGCAAATTTTGATACCAGCAATTGATAGGGGCTTTCGTGCTCATGCCAACCATAGATAGGGGCATCAATCAGCAGCCGCTCTTTAATCGAGTCGATTTCAAAATCGGGCACCAGGTAGCAAAGCTCACCCTGCTGGGTCAGCAAGGCCCCCACCAAACGTTCGCTGGGGTACCAATCCAGGCCGGTGAAATAACTTAAGTTGGTACCTGCGTTTAAATAGAACGCATCAATGCCTTGGGCCTGCATGTAGCGCGTGGCTTTTTCAATACGGGCCTGGTGCTCGTCAAGGCTGATAGCCTCGGCGTCGGTGGTCATGTCTTGCAAATCGGCAAGCGCCTGCTCGATGCTTTTTGTGCCAATACCGCTTGAGGTCATGATTTTCCTTAGTCGTTGCAAAGGCGGCCCTTGGGCCGCCACTCGTTAGATAGTTTGTTGATGTTTAGGCTTAAACAGCAGCACCCCGAATACCGGGCCGGCGGTGTTGCCTTTTTGTGGCTCAAACCGCACCTTGATGCTGTCTTTGCCTTGGGTCAGATGTTCGGGAATGTCGTATTCCACGTCGAAGAACTGCCCTGGCTTGTTGAAGTTCAGGGTCTGGGTGGCAATGCGCTGACCGTCTACCAGTATATAGAAGACCCGGTTACGCTCCTCGCCCCAATAGGTGGCCTGCAGCTTAAGTGGGCCGGGCGCCGTTTTAAAGGTAAAGGAGAAGAAACCGCCGGTGCGGGCATCACGGCCATTGCGGCCCCGGTACACCACCGGATAACTGATCTCAGACTCCAGTTTATGGTCGCGCTCGGCCTGCATTTCCCCTAGGTGCATGACATCAACCGAACGGGCAGCCAAGTCTTTCAAACGCTCTTGCTCGGCAGCATAAGCCA
Encoded here:
- a CDS encoding GMC family oxidoreductase, coding for MNYKRPKADVVVVGLGWAGSLIAEELTRAGLNVVAIEQGPWHDTHTNYTPTLSADELRYGRRREMLRPPSKETVTYRNNSSQTARPIRDWSYWVQGYNVGGAGTHWAVNSWRFTPADFTMATRVKERYPNEKLADGLIVQDWGVTYDDLEVHYDRFEKIAGISGEAGVINGKKTGKGNPFEGSRTNEYPTPPLVRSRWNDIFHKTTTEMGYHPFPIPAGTIGAPYKNPLGIELAPCTYCGFCGFYGCGNFSKSSPNICVLPALMDRRNMTLLTECTVTKIEKSKDGKTATGVTFIDSNGDTGFQPADIVCVTAFQLDNVRLLLLSELGKPYDHARQEGVVGRGYNFQTMNYAWLYFEDEALNPFISTGALATRIDNFNGDNFDHTGLGFLGGAGIQSLSDQATPLSMTDRLPEGTKKWGSEWKHAFKHSYQNYAKIQGQGTSYSHVDAYLSLDPTYKDEYGLPLIRQTFDYNENDRRMARYIHERVKEICAKTGAKSWKTKAYPDSHNSPYTPYDSGHTIGGAAMGLDPNTSVVNRYQQHWDAHNVFVMGASSYPNNAGYNPTETLAALTLWTAHHIINDYIKNPGSLVR
- a CDS encoding M24 family metallopeptidase, with product MTSSGIGTKSIEQALADLQDMTTDAEAISLDEHQARIEKATRYMQAQGIDAFYLNAGTNLSYFTGLDWYPSERLVGALLTQQGELCYLVPDFEIDSIKERLLIDAPIYGWHEHESPYQLLVSKFAGSTLAVDEATAFFMVDGMQKAAPALNIINGGEVSAHCRMHKSAAEIALIQKAMTMTMEVHKAAASILHEGITTLEVERFINQAHQKVGASGSYFCIVLFGVASSFPHGVKDPQVLKKGDLVLIDTGCKVKGYLSDITRTYAFGEVSDKIKAVWASEKKAQLAAFAAAQLGKPCGDVDAAARKALEEDGLGPDYTLPGLPHRTGHGLGMDIHEWPYLVKDNPLPLASGMVFSNEPMIVVPGEFGVRLEDHFYMTDSGPRWFTEPAVSIDKPFG
- a CDS encoding c-type cytochrome, which produces MKKTLTLVGVLIVAALVIYIAAIQYDLHKSYPESQQNLTGDALKAQVARGKYLATASDCVACHTAPKGGKPFAGGYPIDTPFGTILSSNITSDKSTGIGSWTQEQFDRAVRHGKGSHGYLYPAMPYNAYARLTDQDLADIWAYMKTVPAVQNKVVENQLPFPYNQRWLLGGWNLLFFHASTFTPQAGKSAAYNRGAYLVEGPGHCAACHTAKNALGGDSSATLQGGNLSGWHAPDLTPNPHTGLGNWTTADIAQYLKTGAGHNSVATGPMAEAVHNSTQFLTDSDLNAIATYLKAQPASDHQAPAALTASNAQMQLGKRVYNSQCSACHISSGEGVNRMIPGFVKNAQVNANSPASLVHMVLTGADGVKTASNPTGAGMPRFDWKLSDQQIAGVLTYIRNRWGNAAPAVTSDEVAKARKALKADSWLGAKMKQ
- a CDS encoding gluconate 2-dehydrogenase subunit 3 family protein yields the protein MKRRDVLKAGLVVAGSATVATVLKPRKAEAKVFEGGTKWQPATTPLPKPVDPSKLVFFTQDEAKLVSALFDRLIPADDLSIGATQAGCVTFIDHQLAGNYGKGTWMYRGGPVEKGIPQAGDQSIMVPADIYRQGLAEIDSHCRQSTGKAFTELSDQDKDTYLEQMEAGKHPYQKVPSQKMFSHLLANVQEGFFADPIYGGNRGMVGWKMIGFPGARYDYRDVVHIKGKKIELEPVSLVGPI